The proteins below come from a single Leptidea sinapis chromosome Z, ilLepSina1.1, whole genome shotgun sequence genomic window:
- the LOC126979199 gene encoding peroxidasin homolog pxn-2, protein MESFAYLCRSFLFLTLLMSAIAEKNRIEDTNVQTVPSDLRRVVSEAVAIERRFLQGGTVEQNCSSEEDEVSNTPCPPSKYRSASGECNNVRHRPWGRRGDVFIRLLTPNYADGVSQPRTSPHLPEASLVIQAVSQLTEDNQNDYVTSMLAAWGQLLMDDLVATSNGNKKCEGSSCDYSRSAPTRNLDTCTFEHREQMNLATSVLDGSALYGSSEKELRSLRLYDAGKVDLASCRKCNDGSPSAALYAALLNEHNRIAGELYTLNPFWEDNALFLETRRAVAAVIQHITYNEFLPVLLGEVGMAKAELKLQSLGFWRGYSSAIRAGTYAEILSVAPIFDAMINQKLMNTNASITDLVQTSAQSLSRLSASAKWDLNRNRDHGVPPYLRVLRMCDPMLSVKSYADFDKLGFSRAQQEMMADMYRNTEDVELLVGGAMEKPASGAVIGSTMACVLALQFANLKKSDRFWYENDIPPSSFSAEQLSALRKVSLAGLLCGVDDNVKTIQPKVFVKEDPYLNARQHCSQHNRLELSAWKDESGAKAAERLSQDMLTTALEKAKQEMADRKKMEYMLWETRGGADPKSPVGTAASFSKANKYALKLANTSLFFEFATNELLNSINGHRRKRQIFDDALGFGSANEFVDSLQSVDVSGFLGQDQLGPVIEPQCDDVGSCDAGSPFRTYTGHCNNLRNPNLGKSLTTFARLLPPVYEDGVSRPRINSVTGTPLPSPRTVSTVIHPDISNLHTRYTLMTMQFAQFLDHELTMTPIHKGFHESIPDCRSCDSPRTVHPECNPFPVPRGDHYYPEVNITSGERLCFPFMRSLPGQQQLGPREQVNQNTAYIDGSVIYGENPCIVRSLRGFNGRLNATANPLNGKDLLPRSDSHPECKAPSGYCFIAGDGRASEQPGLTAIHTIFLREHNRLIEGLRGVNPHWDANLLFEHARRIITAEFTHIIYNEFLPRLLSWNAVNLYGLKLLPAGYYKEYSPTCNPAIVTEFATAAFRFGHSLLRPHLPRLSPTYQPVDPPILLRDGFFRPDMFMTHPPMTDELLRGLSSTPMETLDQFITGEVTNHLFEDRKVPFSGVDLIALNIQRARDHGVPSYNNYRALCNLKRATTFEDLSREIPDEVIARLKRIYPTVDDIDLFPGGMSERPLQGGLVGPTFACIIAIQFRQLRKCDRFWYETDNAATKFTEQQLAEIRKSTLSKLLCENFDVPTEIQRAAFDLPSNFLNPRVPCSSLPKLDLSAWRENSAQGCLIAGRAVPLGESAFPSPCTSCICSAEGAQCASLRITDCAQLAREWPREAILRDDVCTAQCGAAPQGRAPRRPTINFKFPDLTPFIAK, encoded by the exons TTTATGTCGAAGTTTCCTATTTCTGACATTGTTGATGTCAGCAATAGCAGAGAAGAACAGGATAGAAGACACCAATGTTCAAACAGTTCCGAGCGATTTAAGACGTGTTGTCAGCGAAGCAGTGGCGATCGAAAGAAGATTTCTACAAGGCGGCACGGTTGA GCAAAACTGTTCATCTGAGGAAGATGAAgtcagcaatactccatgcCCCCCAAGCAAGTACAGAAGTGCGAGTGGAGAGTGCAACAACGTCCGCCATAGACCATGGGGCAGACGAGGGGACGTGTTCATAAGACTGCTGACACCCAACTACGCTGATG GAGTGTCTCAACCGCGAACAAGTCCTCATCTACCGGAGGCATCGCTTGTCATCCAAGCTGTGTCGCAGTTAACAGAAGACAACCAAAATGACTATGTGACGAGCATGCTGGCTGCATGGGGACAGCTCCTAATGGATGATCTTGTTGCCACCTCTAATGGAAATAAG aaATGTGAAGGTTCCTCGTGTGACTACTCCAGATCAGCTCCAACTAGAAATTTGGACACCTGTACTTTTG agCATCGAGAACAGATGAACCTGGCAACATCCGTACTAGATGGTTCGGCTTTGTACGGAAGCTCGGAGAAGGAACTGCGGTCGTTACGGCTTTACGATGCGGGCAAAGTCGACCTTGCGTCGTGTCGAAA GTGCAATGACGGCTCTCCAAGTGCTGCACTCTACGCCGCCTTGTTGAACGAGCACAACAGAATCGCCGGCGAGCTTTATACCTTAAACCCGTTCTGGGAAGACAACGCCCTGTTCCTGGAGACCAGACGCGCTGTGGCTGCAGTTATACAGCACATTACCTACAATGAGTTCCTCCCTGTTTTGCTTGGAGAA GTTGGTATGGCGAAGGCTGAACTGAAGTTACAATCGCTTGGTTTCTGGAGGGGATACTCGAGCGCAATCCGCGCTGGTACGTACGCCGAAATACTCTCCGTCGCACCCATTTTCGATGCTATGATAAACCAAAAACTG atGAATACCAATGCATCAATTACGGACTTAGTTCAAACGAGCGCGCAGAGTCTCTCACGCTTGTCAGCGTCGGCTAAGTGGGACCTCAACCGGAACAGAGACCACGGTGTACCTCCTTACTTGCGGGTTTTGAGAATGTGTGATCCGATGCTCAGTGTGAAGTCATACGCAGACTTTGATAAACTTGGCTTCAGTCGAGCGCAGCAAGAGATGATGGCTGATATGTACAG AAACACGGAAGATGTGGAGCTCCTGGTGGGAGGTGCCATGGAGAAGCCGGCTTCAGGGGCTGTAATTGGCTCCACCATGGCCTGTGTTCTCGCCCTCCAGTTCGCAAACCTCAAGAAGAGTGACAG gttcTGGTATGAGAACGATATTCCTCCATCCTCATTTTCTGCAGAGCAACTGTCGGCACTCCGGAAAGTATCTCTCGCTGGATTATTGTGTGGAGTAGACGACAATGTTAAGACTATACAGCCGAAGGTGTTCGTTAAGGAAGATCCTTACTT GAATGCACGTCAACACTGTTCTCAACACAATCGTTTAGAACTTTCTGCGTGGAAAGACGAAAGCGGTGCAAAAGCGGCAGAAAGACTTTCACAGGACATGCTAACCACGGCGTTGGAAAAAGCTAAGCAAGAAATGGCTGACAGAAAGAAAATGGAATATATGCTTTGGGAAACCC GAGGAGGGGCTGATCCAAAGTCGCCAGTAGGAACTGCAGCGTCTTTCTCCAAAGCCAATAAATATGCGCTGAAACTTGCCAACACTTCGCTATTCTTCGAATTTGCTACAAACGAACTTCTAAACTCTATTAACGG CCATCGACGCAAGCGTCAAATATTCGACGACGCGCTCGGGTTTGGTTCAGCCAATGAGTTCGTGGACTCGCTACAATCTGTGGACGTGAGTGGCTTCCTAGGCCAAGATCAGCTAGGCCCTGTGATAGAGCCCCAGTGTGATGACGTCGGGTCCTGTGATGCTGGTAGCCCATTCAGGACATACACGGGACATTGCAATAATCTGCGTAACCCGAATCTGGGAAAAAGTTTGACGACCTTTGCTAGACTTTTGCCGCCTGTGTATGAAGATG GTGTAAGTCGTCCTCGCATCAACTCTGTGACTGGTACTCCTCTGCCGTCCCCGCGGACCGTGTCCACTGTGATACACCCTGACATCTCCAACCTCCACACCAGATACACCCTCATGACGATGCAGTTCGCTCAGTTTTTGGACCACGAGCTAACCATGACGCCTATACATAAAG GTTTCCACGAGTCAATTCCGGACTGCAGGTCGTGCGATTCTCCGCGCACCGTTCACCCCGAATGTAACCCGTTCCCAGTTCCCAGAGGAGACCACTACTATCCTGAAGTGAACATTACTTCGGGAGAACGCCTCTGCTTCCCCTTCATGAGGAGTTTGCCTGGACAGCAGCAGCTTG GTCCCCGTGAACAAGTGAATCAAAACACGGCGTATATCGACGGGTCGGTGATATACGGGGAGAACCCGTGTATAGTGCGCTCGTTGCGTGGGTTCAACGGACGGTTGAACGCCACCGCCAATCCTCTCAACGGCAAGGACCTGCTACCACGATCCGACAGCCACCCCGAGTGCAAAGCGCCCAGTGGTTACTGCTTCATTGCTg GTGACGGCAGAGCGTCAGAACAGCCTGGTCTCACTGCAATTCACACAATCTTCCTCCGGGAGCACAATCGGCTGATCGAAGGTCTTCGTGGTGTGAACCCTCACTGGGACGCGAACCTGCTCTTCGAGCACGCCCGTAGGATCATCACTGCTGAGTTCACACACATTATTTACAACGAGTTCTTACCCAGACTACTGTCTTGGAATGCTGTCAATCTGTACGGATTGAAACTGTTGCCTGCTG GTTACTACAAGGAATACTCCCCAACTTGCAACCCTGCCATCGTCACGGAGTTTGCAACGGCTGCCTTCAGGTTCGGCCACTCGTTGCTCAGACCACATCTGCCGCGTCTGTCGCCCACCTACCAACCCGTTGATCCTCCCATTCTACTAAGAGACGGTTTCTTCAGGCCCGACATGTTCATGACC CACCCTCCAATGACTGATGAATTGTTACGTGGTCTTTCATCAACTCCAATGGAAACTCTCGATCAGTTTATCACCGGAGAAGTGACAAACCATTTGTTTGAGGATCGCAAAGTTCCGTTCTCTGGGGTCGATCTCATTGCCCTCAACATACAACGAGCAAGAGACCATGGAGTACCGAGTTATAACAACTACAGGGCGTTGTGTAATCTTAAGAGAGCGACCACTTTTGAAGATTTATCGAGGGAGATTCCTGATGAAGTTATCGCAAG GTTGAAGCGTATCTACCCAACAGTAGACGACATTGACTTGTTCCCGGGCGGTATGAGCGAGCGACCCTTGCAAGGAGGTCTTGTTGGTCCAACATTCGCTTGTATTATCGCTATCCAGTTCAGACAGTTGAGGAAATGTGACAGATTttg gTATGAGACGGACAATGCAGCGACAAAATTCACAGAACAACAGTTAGCTGAAATCAGGAAGTCAACTCTTTCCAAGTTACTTTGCGAGAACTTTGACGTACCAACGGAAATTCAGCGCGCGGCATTTGATCTGCCCAGCAACTTCTT gAATCCCCGTGTACCGTGCTCGTCTCTTCCCAAGCTGGACCTTTCAGCCTGGCGTGAGAATTCGGCGCAGGGTTGCCTGATCGCAGGACGCGCTGTTCCACTCGGCGAGTCTGCTTTCCCCTCGCCTTGTACTTCCTGTATATGCTCCGCTGAAGGG GCACAATGTGCATCACTGCGTATAACGGATTGCGCTCAATTGGCGCGCGAATGGCCGCGAGAAGCGATACTCCGTGACGACGTATGCACGGCGCAATGTGGGGCAGCGCCGCAGGGCAGAGCCCCAAGACGACCCACCATCAACTTCAAGTTCCCCGACCTCACACCTTTCATCGCCAAGTGA